The genomic window TTTTTTCTGGTCATAGCTGTTCTCCTTTTTACATGATAGGAAACTATGACCGTTTACACACTTTATCTCACAGACTCACACTGAAAGCACGGTGACGACCTGTTGCCGTGCCGTATAAACGACCAGAAAAGGACTGTTTGTAAAGAACAGTTCACGGGTGTTCTTTACTCTGCCTGGTCGGCCTGATTGTGGGTATTCTGAGA from Prosthecochloris marina includes these protein-coding regions:
- a CDS encoding type II toxin-antitoxin system RelE/ParE family toxin, with product MIAEEYTRTRASKIIFSIIQKTNGQLSEYPQSGRPGRVKNTRELFFTNSPFLVVYTARQQVVTVLSV